One Bombus huntii isolate Logan2020A chromosome 12, iyBomHunt1.1, whole genome shotgun sequence DNA segment encodes these proteins:
- the LOC126871972 gene encoding uncharacterized protein LOC126871972, with the protein MKGIRTFVLQDLSHVLPTKSFQKNLVPSYYLSSSQVHTTSSSRRFWNFFDFSCKEEPASRDKKKCLPSNGIVSSSLFSNDALDAVSKSVPPNSVTTTVTFTPKYINDSQLDLKATSMTCLKIQGLMKQDNLVSLLDGNPVPRTLKWKLKGYKTLRNEQAVDFAFVPGAKSYECDILPRNEYHEHEQSNRRMLPRRKSICSGMENSGENDTLSLTTKAIENKAKIERVKKVDAKDANMVEKESNLERKNISDVDRPANVSSQEASSCELTARALQSAGPKKEEIKYLPILKSELSAATSQTQPVARFCSRPPKKIQKPAAPVLNRTEKEADSAKDVSSMELDEEKKAAAFQEKQASSLSKPSAPGYSEVTGSASQRRSMGNRGEERYPMEDEAKARETENDTSAFQSSAKMSRTEPTEFARDFAETSEKRQAASRTSTYFAPRASGGSSHGWNRQSSKTQGNRTFESIIGIPENTTAPLKLSRRNEGQGVKSSPCAATQVRLQQNEGRSVSNSRTNSSGNGRSSMAGSSDGGSRKPPASFAPFTTRRSSSNSSCLSRKPAVSKRTGNGAKSAFNSNNSLNISTCSVNAARKCRDNDARCPRARKCEQERPRSKKDKKICKRYCCPALQTPTQCDYSRFQCPKHKIKNATQIEKYEVKKDPTCMPNETDEQSREFCTTMERSRPSDRDCKRQTERKCSRERRDRSCDRRRRRSCEREERRDCSRQEEGRTICTKPRKRDTSCKRRRKCNDRDCDRRSAKCTGRRNYTQSAFSNHSTNVPKNVKRYSSLPAFAFPLITMKNSKEARQSLFVSPSVCKFLRSPLVRSKSDDKCKKPSTKCKLTGGKDEDKCKRPSAKCKLNADAKCKKVDSCRKESTKCKKEDPCKRLRGTCEKEKEDPCKKTRGTCEKKKEDPCKKVRATCGKREDPCKRTRTTCGKREDPCKKRTSCGPEVKKVEDPCERVRSASEKKDDPCKKASRPSCSAKSDPCKPSDKLKCSAVKDTKCTLEDSCLKKREQLCQGDLGATTKRYVPQILVLFYTIIHRSSQRCMASSTTAESAKERLDRERKEVEECKKHIKKNHHKKKKESATGLKCATNPCKQQLKDSQSKFASIDLPLQSFVNVISNTCMSQGSNLVNLPRDRSYSILNSVNHDEVNRETDSPEPTRNFWSFNDENLEPVITPSMDNTSQDNAPVEDSHSGSTSNWLFSWLNCKY; encoded by the exons ATGAAAGGAATCAGGACATTCGTGTTGCAGGATCTTTCTCACGTTTTACCCACAAAAAGTTTCCAG AAAAATCTCGTGCCAAGTTATTACCTGTCGTCGTCGCAAGTGCACACAACATCGTCGTCTCGTCGATTTTGGAATTTCTTCGACTTCTCGTGCAAAGAGGAGCCGGCCAGTCGCGACAAAAAGAAGTGTCTGCCTTCGAATGGCATCGTCTCGTCGTCCTTATTCTCCAACGATGCTCTGGATGCCGTCTCGAAATCCGTGCCGCCGAATTCCGTGACCACGACCGTAACGTTCACGCCAAAATACATCAACGATTCTCAATTGGACCTGAAGGCAACGTCGATGACATGTTTAAAAATCCAGGGTCTAATGAAACAAGACAACTTGGTGTCTTTGCTGGATGGAAATCCTGTGCCAAGGACGCTGAAATGGAAACTCAAAGGTTACAAGACTCTTCGAAACGAGCAGGCTGTTGACTTCGCCTTCGTTCCTGGCGCAAAGTCTTACGAGTGCGATATTCTACCGCGAAACGAATACCACGAACACGAACAGTCAAATCGTAGAATGCTACCACGTCGGAAGAGCATCTGTTCGGGGATGGAAAACAGCGGTGAAAATGACACGCTGTCCTTGACGACGAAAGCCATCGAGAACAAGGCTAAGATCGAGCGTGTGAAGAAAGTAGACGCTAAAGACGCTAATATGGTGGAAAAGGAAAGTAACCTGGAGCGTAAGAATATTTCAGACGTGGACAGACCAGCGAACGTTTCCAGTCAGGAGGCTTCAAGCTGCGAGTTGACGGCTCGCGCGCTTCAAAGCGCTGGCCCGAAGAAAGAGGAGATAAAGTATCTGCCGATTTTGAAATCGGAACTGTCAGCGGCAACGAGTCAGACGCAGCCAGTGGCTCGATTTTGCTCGCGACCGCCAAAGAAAATCCAGAAACCTGCAGCTCCGGTATTAAACCGAACGGAGAAAGAGGCTGATAGCGCGAAAGACGTTTCTTCGATGGAActcgacgaagaaaagaaagctgCCGCGTTTCAGGAGAAACAGGCTTCTTCCCTTTCGAAACCGTCGGCTCCGGGGTACTCGGAAGTCACCGGAAGCGCGTCGCAGCGGCGCTCTATGGGAAACCGTGGAGAAGAAAGATATCCAATGGAAGATGAAGCGAAGGCTCGAGAAACGGAGAATGACACGAGTGCTTTTCAATCGTCCGCGAAGATGTCGCGAACTGAACCGACGGAATTCGCCAGAGATTTCGCAGAAACGTCGGAGAAGAGGCAAGCTGCGTCACGAACGTCCACCTATTTCGCTCCAAGAGCTTCCGGAGGTTCCAGTCACGGCTGGAACAGGCAATCGTCCAAGACCCAGGGTAACCGTACGTTCGAGTCGATAATTGGAATACCAGAGAACACGACCGCGCCGTTGAAGTTAAGCAGACGAAACGAGGGACAAGGAGTGAAGTCGTCGCCGTGCGCCGCCACGCAAGTCAGATTGCAGCAAAACGAAGGCAGAAGCGTATCGAACTCGCGAACGAATTCCTCCGGCAACGGTAGGTCGTCGATGGCCGGAAGTTCGGACGGGGGCTCTCGAAAACCACCGGCTTCGTTCGCCCCGTTTACGACCAGAAGATCTTCCTCGAATTCCTCTTGTTTATCGAGGAAGCCGGCGGTGTCGAAGAGGACTGGCAACGGAGCGAAAAGCGCGTTCAACTCGAACAACTCGCTGAATATTTCCACTTGCAGCGTGAATGCAGCGAGGAAATGTCGCGATAACGACGCCAGATGCCCGAGAGCGAGGAAGTGCGAGCAAGAGAGGCCGAGGAGtaaaaaggataaaaagaTTTGCAAACGTTATTGCTGTCCTGCGTTGCAGACGCCGACCCAGTGCGATTATAGCAGGTTCCAATGCCCGAAACACAAGATTAAAAATGCCACTCAGATAGAGAAATACGAGGTGAAGAAAGATCCCACGTGCATGCCGAATGAGACGGATGAACAGTCGAGAGAGTTTTGCACGACTATGGAGAGGAGCAGGCCTTCTGATCGGGATTGCAAGAGGCAAACAGAGAGGAAATGCAGCAGAGAGAG GAGAGATCGAAGCTGCGATAGGAGACGAAGAAGATCCTGCGAGCGAGAAGAGCGACGAGATTGCTCCAGACAAGAGGAGGGTCGTACGATCTGCACGAAGCCGAGGAAAAGAGATACATCGTGCAAACGTCGAAGGAAATGCAACGATCGCGACTGCGACAGAAGATCGGCGAAATGCACCGGCAGGAGAAACTACACCCAGTCGGCATTTTCAAATCATTCGACGAACGTGCCGAAGAACGTGAAACGCTATTCCTCTTTGCCAGCCTTCGCCTTCCCTCTGATCACTATGAAAAACAGTAAAGAGGCGAGGCAGAGCTTGTTCGTTTCGCCGTCTGTATGCAAATTTCTGCGATCGCCGCTGGTTCGTTCGAAAAGCGACGACAAATGCAAGAAGCCATCGACCAAGTGCAAGCTGACAGGTGGCAAAGACGAGGACAAGTGCAAGAGGCCGTCTGCAAAGTGCAAGCTGAACGCTGACGCCAAATGTAAAAAGGTGGACAGTTGCAGGAAAGAGAGCACTAAATGTAAAAAAGAGGATCCATGCAAAAGATTGAGGGGGACCTGcgagaaggagaaggaggatCCTTGCAAGAAAACAAGAGGAACCTgtgaaaagaagaaggaagatccGTGCAAGAAGGTGAGAGCTACTTGCGGGAAGAGAGAAGATCCTTGCAAAAGGACGAGGACTACCTGTGGCAAGAGAGAAGATCCTTGCAAAAAGAGGACAAGCTGCGGTCCAGAAGTAAAGAAAGTGGAGGATCCTTGCGAGAGAGTAAGATCAGCCTCCGAGAAGAAGGATGATCCTTGCAAAAAAGCCAGCAGACCCAGCTGTTCCGCCAAGAGCGATCCTTGCAAACCATCTGACAAGCTAAAATGCAGTGCTGTGAAGGATACCAAGTGTACATTGGAAGATTCCTGCTTGAAAAAGAGAGAACAACTGTGCCAAGGTGACTTGGGAGCTACCACAAAACGTTATGTTCCACAAATCTTAGT ATTATTCTACACGATCATCCATAGAAGTTCCC AAAGATGCATGGCATCGTCCACAACCGCTGAGTCGGCGAAAGAGAGGCTGGATAGAGAACGAAAGGAGGTAGAGGAGTGTAAGAAGCACATTAAGAAAAACCACcacaagaagaagaaggaatcTGCGACTGGTTTAAAGTGTGCCACCAACCCTTGCAAACAACAGCTGAAGGACTCTCAGTCAAAGTTCGCGTCCATTGACTTACCCTTACAAAGCTTCGTGAACGTTATATCGAACACGTGTATGAGCCAAGGCAGCAATTTGGTAAATCTTCCGCGGGATCGATCGTATTCCATCTTGAACTCCGTGAATCATGACGAAGTCAATAGGGAAACGGATTCGCCAGAGCCCACCAGGAATTTTTGGAGCTTCAACGATGAAAACCTGGAGCCAGTGATTACACCTTCGATGGATAATACATCTCAAGATAATGCACCAGTAGAGGATTCTCATTCGGGATCGACATCAAACTGGCTCTTTTCGTGGCTCAACTGTAAATATTGA
- the LOC126872020 gene encoding uncharacterized protein LOC126872020, giving the protein MGTVSIDLRSLDTSERRGQLGGSSHAAGSSNEGPEPDDSDAASNEARLRGVLQPTSTEDQAGNVRRLPAEDAEPRGQILKLGYPKGKRNNGKKSTRCKRRVTFAV; this is encoded by the coding sequence ATGGGAACCGTTTCGATCGATCTTCGATCACTGGACACAAGTGAAAGGCGAGGCCAGCTGGGTGGAAGTTCTCATGCCGCGGGATCCTCGAACGAGGGTCCTGAGCCGGATGACTCGGACGCCGCCAGCAACGAAGCTCGTCTACGGGGTGTGCTGCAACCGACCTCGACCGAGGATCAGGCGGGAAATGTTCGACGACTTCCGGCGGAGGACGCTGAACCTCGCGGTCAAATACTGAAACTCGGTTATCCAAAAGGCAAACGAAACAACGGGAAGAAATCAACTCGGTGCAAACGCAGGGTCACGTTCGCCGTATAA